From Chryseobacterium sp. IHB B 17019, one genomic window encodes:
- a CDS encoding VanZ family protein gives MDKISKILSKILPIYWAFLTYMLLKPGEENHEYWFMFNGIDKALHLSIFAALGFCFIAAFPRIRFSYFIQIILIYAFLTEILQEEMGLGRSMETLDIVADTIGCLIGYSIYKVLFKKFS, from the coding sequence TTGGATAAAATTTCAAAAATACTGAGTAAGATATTGCCCATCTACTGGGCATTTCTTACTTATATGCTTCTCAAGCCGGGAGAAGAAAACCATGAATATTGGTTCATGTTCAACGGCATCGACAAAGCCTTACACCTAAGCATCTTTGCAGCACTTGGTTTCTGTTTCATAGCTGCATTCCCTAGAATCAGATTTTCCTATTTCATTCAGATCATCCTTATATATGCATTCCTTACCGAAATTCTTCAGGAAGAAATGGGTCTGGGAAGATCCATGGAAACCTTAGACATCGTTGCCGATACTATCGGATGCCTTATCGGATACTCTATATATAAGGTACTCTTCAAAAAATTCTCCTGA
- the gcvH gene encoding glycine cleavage system protein GcvH, protein MNTPSELKYTKDHEWIKIEGNVATIGITDFAQGELGDIVYVDVDTVDDDLKGGATFGSVEAVKTVSDLFLPISGKVIEFNSELESQPELLNTDPYGNGWIIKLEVAEGADHSDLISAEEYQAIIG, encoded by the coding sequence ATGAACACACCATCAGAATTAAAGTACACTAAAGATCACGAATGGATTAAGATTGAAGGTAACGTAGCTACAATCGGTATCACAGACTTCGCGCAGGGCGAGCTTGGAGATATCGTTTATGTAGATGTGGATACTGTAGATGATGATCTTAAGGGAGGTGCCACTTTCGGAAGTGTTGAAGCCGTAAAAACAGTTTCAGATTTATTCTTACCAATTTCAGGAAAAGTTATTGAATTCAATTCGGAACTGGAAAGCCAGCCGGAATTGTTGAATACAGACCCTTATGGAAACGGATGGATCATCAAATTAGAAGTTGCTGAAGGTGCTGATCATTCAGACTTGATTTCTGCTGAAGAATACCAGGCAATCATTGGATAA
- the sprA gene encoding T9SS outer membrane translocon Sov/SprA, producing the protein MSVSVFAQQRPVRDTAIIKKDYQLADPTQYEAYYDIKTGMYFVYPKVGNTITGQPTAMSPEDYKEFMMSAQTKAYYKEKSDRYSLMFRKDKSDAARKGLIPSLTINNRLFETIFGSNKIEIIPSGYASFDFGGLYQKIDNPLILPQNRTSFTFDIDQRIQLGLIGKVGENLQLKANYDTQSGFAFENRMNLVWQAKGSWKDLQQTGLDNVDKPSAGGEDKIIKRVEFGNVNMPLSTSLIRGSQSLFGVKTEFQLGKTYGTVVLSQQQGEARNITVQGGGVMNTFKLNAIDYEDNQHYFLGHYFLNSYDNSLLNYPQINSKISITRMEVWVLDQGNSNLQYQKSIVGIRDLGDGGGLPNNDQTGFNLYSTISALPGVRDAGTAYNAIKGNNLPVATGGTEPYVDGEQFIFNKKARRLNQNEYTLQPQLGYISLNQKLNDNQLLAVSFSYTVNGSNQVYKVGEFSEESTVLVTKLLKPNTTVKTTSPMWNLMMKNIYSLDAGQVNQDGFILNVLYRDPQSGGKVNYLPVSDPIIRSQPLIKLLNWDRLNVNGDLQNNGGSTGDGIFDFVNGITVRPETGRVIFTKVQPFGNYIQGVIGSNDPQFVFSDLYSQQKQVATSSNLAQRYTIEGRYKGTQGQGISLGAVNVPQGSVKVSANGVQLTEGIDYTVDYMLGTVTIINEQVKQSGQAINISLENQLTFNTQRKRFLGLNLERRFNENFILGATVVNYSESPLTQKVSYGQEAVNNTMAGINLMYNNQLPFLTRLTDKIPLVNTEAPSNLNFKMEAAYLLPGLNKGINDQSYIDDFEQTTSKISLKEPTAWSLASKPEKNQTDPLFTGAGKNNDITEGYGRGLLSWYNIDPRFWGVGGKAPTGITPQSVSNHASRRVQFSEIFNNRDFVAGEQTYTNTFDISYYPTEKGPYNVNSTPESTSQRWAGIMRPITVSNFVNSNIEYVEFWMMDPYADGNTLGTAPKLLLQLGNVSEDILKDGQMQYENGLPSPGAGSTTTNSNWGTQPKQPPILYAFSSEGADRVAQDAGYDGLSSDQEAALFGNTFVNPVTGVNDPAVDDFVFYLSDKFTGNQASSVIQRYKYFRNPEGNSQSNSLEVASQTPDAEDINKDYNLDQSESYNQYEVDLAQPSLALGTNNIVDVKTVQAQFQNGQTAPVKWYLFRIPVSQYVNTAGDADPSVLNNVRFARLLLKGFDQTSTLRFGTMDLVRSDWRKYPKNIAKTNDPATDEGSLVDTTLQNLEVGSVNIEENALNQPPYVLPPGIDRQILSGNAGAQRQNEASLYLKANDLLATEAKGVFKNTTLDMRRYKKLKVFVHAHDPINRDPNVGLMDEKTKFFIRIGSDATDNYYEYEASLKLTSTNATAPMEIWPMENEVDLDIQSFVDAKIRRDKNFPNDITKRIQDSEFGGDVNFKKLYIKGRPSLGNITTIMLGIRNAGNRGAVSIDRILWVNEIRLSEIENDGGYAGNASLNFNLGDFATVNTSASYTSVGFGNIDSKPAERNQSTQSAFSINTAVNVDKFLPEKSGVKIPLNYSYSQTIEDPKYNPLDTDVEFNQAPNKEQLKKVARTYTQQRSIGVVNMHKERMNQNRKPKFYDVENLSVTAVYNDDFYRDIYTKRNYRQYLRGYIDYNYTFKPWVIKPFNKMISDTAKSAKYLKWVKEFNFNPVPTRFSFRTEVDRNYNELEFRNIDAILSGNYNDDFAAIKNRNFYFGWQYGLGFNFTKSLKLEINSATRTLNDNVDVNSMDNKSIFGDVFRAGRPVLYNHRVQLNYKLPFQYLPYLDFIDAEVGYGFTYNWNSRSTVLLSSPDGSLGSIGQNTNVIQATGSADFTKFFGQFKYFKDISTKLQKRKQEIDSLNNVYTQAWEKKRYAYKKYKFKNRLTPLQSMAYLLTSFKQLDINYSENNGTVLPGLLSAPNWYGYGQTLGGPTIGFLLGSQADIRRTVMENGWVSDSEFMTDPYVRMSTRELRANLQIMPMNDLRIDISALHNYNRNFTHTGFNYRDQNTGIANPNFTFANDMVTYSNSVILLKTAFKDGAAIYQAIRENARALSLQMPGQIESNGFKDGYGISNAYILIPAFRAAVEGKSPKEMTNPKKAGLPIPNWKITYSGLRNVPIINGQFSKFDILHSYQATYTATGIQSSIDYFNSLNAYDATQRDINDDYINPFTFAQVGYVENFSPLIGVDVTMRNNMQFGIQYNRLRTLLLGLVNHTLTEDSNSEYVVRVGYIIRNFRLGTNNIRGKGKGKGSDLNIRGDFSLRDSKTSITNILLDDSQITGGQKLMNIKVSADYNVSENLNLRVFYEQMTSKYKISTAFPLSTIRAGISATFTFGDSGGGF; encoded by the coding sequence ATGTCAGTCAGTGTCTTTGCGCAGCAGAGACCGGTACGCGACACGGCAATTATCAAGAAAGATTATCAGTTGGCAGATCCTACGCAGTATGAGGCTTACTATGATATAAAAACCGGAATGTATTTCGTGTACCCAAAAGTCGGGAATACCATTACAGGACAGCCCACGGCGATGTCTCCGGAAGATTACAAGGAGTTCATGATGTCGGCGCAGACAAAGGCTTACTACAAAGAAAAATCAGACCGATATAGCTTGATGTTCAGGAAAGATAAATCTGATGCGGCGAGAAAAGGATTGATTCCTTCTCTGACAATTAACAACAGGCTTTTTGAAACCATTTTTGGGAGCAACAAAATTGAAATTATCCCTTCCGGATATGCCTCTTTCGACTTCGGAGGACTCTATCAGAAAATTGATAATCCATTAATTTTACCTCAAAACAGAACAAGTTTTACCTTTGATATAGACCAGAGAATTCAGCTTGGGTTAATTGGAAAAGTGGGTGAAAACCTGCAGTTGAAAGCCAACTATGACACCCAAAGCGGTTTTGCCTTTGAAAACCGGATGAATTTGGTATGGCAGGCAAAAGGCAGCTGGAAAGACCTTCAGCAAACGGGTTTGGATAATGTTGATAAACCAAGTGCGGGAGGCGAAGATAAAATTATTAAAAGAGTAGAATTCGGTAACGTAAATATGCCACTGTCAACCAGTTTGATACGTGGCTCTCAATCGTTATTCGGGGTCAAAACGGAATTCCAGCTTGGAAAAACATACGGAACCGTCGTGCTTTCCCAACAGCAGGGTGAAGCCAGGAATATTACGGTCCAGGGTGGTGGTGTCATGAACACATTTAAGCTTAATGCGATTGATTATGAAGATAATCAGCACTATTTTTTAGGGCATTATTTCTTAAATAGTTATGATAATTCATTGTTAAATTATCCTCAGATCAATTCAAAGATAAGCATCACAAGAATGGAGGTTTGGGTGTTAGATCAAGGGAATAGCAACTTACAATATCAGAAAAGTATCGTCGGGATCAGGGATTTAGGTGATGGAGGCGGTCTTCCGAACAATGACCAGACAGGTTTCAATCTGTATTCTACAATCAGCGCGTTACCGGGAGTAAGAGACGCAGGTACAGCTTATAACGCCATTAAAGGAAATAATCTTCCTGTCGCTACCGGAGGAACGGAGCCTTATGTGGATGGGGAGCAATTTATTTTTAACAAAAAAGCAAGAAGATTAAATCAAAACGAATATACATTACAGCCTCAGTTAGGTTACATTTCATTAAATCAAAAATTAAATGATAATCAGCTTTTGGCGGTATCATTCTCCTATACTGTGAATGGAAGTAATCAGGTATATAAAGTAGGGGAGTTCTCTGAAGAAAGTACTGTTTTGGTTACTAAACTTTTGAAACCGAATACAACGGTAAAAACTACATCCCCAATGTGGAACTTGATGATGAAAAACATCTATTCTTTGGATGCGGGACAGGTAAATCAGGACGGATTTATCCTGAATGTATTGTACAGAGATCCACAGTCTGGAGGTAAAGTAAATTACTTACCTGTAAGTGATCCAATCATTCGAAGCCAGCCTTTAATCAAATTATTAAACTGGGATAGATTGAATGTAAACGGTGATTTACAAAATAACGGAGGCTCAACGGGTGACGGTATTTTTGACTTTGTCAACGGAATTACGGTAAGGCCGGAAACGGGAAGAGTAATCTTCACAAAAGTTCAGCCTTTCGGTAACTATATTCAGGGCGTGATAGGAAGTAATGATCCACAATTTGTTTTCTCGGATCTTTATAGTCAGCAGAAACAGGTTGCTACATCGAGTAACCTTGCCCAAAGATATACCATTGAAGGGCGTTACAAAGGAACTCAGGGACAGGGGATTTCTTTAGGAGCAGTGAATGTTCCTCAGGGTTCTGTAAAAGTTTCCGCCAATGGAGTTCAGTTGACGGAAGGCATTGATTATACCGTAGATTATATGCTCGGAACAGTTACGATCATTAATGAGCAGGTAAAACAATCCGGACAGGCAATCAATATTTCATTAGAAAATCAATTGACATTTAATACGCAGAGAAAAAGATTCTTAGGATTAAACTTAGAAAGAAGATTTAATGAAAACTTTATCTTAGGAGCTACGGTTGTCAACTATTCCGAATCGCCGCTTACCCAAAAAGTAAGCTATGGCCAGGAAGCAGTGAACAACACAATGGCGGGCATCAACTTGATGTACAACAATCAGCTTCCTTTCCTGACGAGATTAACAGACAAAATCCCATTAGTAAATACAGAAGCTCCATCCAATTTGAATTTCAAAATGGAAGCGGCATATTTGCTTCCTGGATTAAATAAAGGAATCAACGATCAGTCTTATATCGACGATTTTGAACAGACAACTTCTAAAATTTCATTAAAAGAACCAACAGCCTGGAGCTTAGCTTCAAAACCTGAAAAAAATCAAACTGATCCCCTTTTCACAGGAGCAGGTAAAAATAATGATATTACGGAAGGCTACGGAAGAGGTTTGCTGTCATGGTACAACATTGACCCGAGATTCTGGGGAGTTGGAGGTAAAGCTCCGACGGGAATTACGCCACAGTCGGTTTCAAACCACGCTTCAAGAAGAGTTCAATTCTCTGAAATCTTCAACAACAGGGATTTTGTAGCAGGTGAACAGACGTACACGAATACATTCGATATTTCATATTATCCTACCGAAAAAGGACCTTACAACGTAAATTCTACCCCTGAAAGTACATCACAAAGATGGGCGGGTATCATGAGACCGATTACAGTTTCAAACTTTGTAAATTCAAATATTGAATATGTTGAGTTCTGGATGATGGATCCGTATGCAGATGGAAATACTTTAGGAACCGCTCCAAAGCTATTATTGCAATTAGGTAACGTTTCTGAAGATATCCTGAAAGATGGACAAATGCAGTATGAAAATGGTTTACCAAGTCCTGGAGCAGGTTCTACAACTACAAATTCAAACTGGGGAACTCAGCCAAAACAACCACCGATTTTATATGCTTTCTCAAGTGAAGGAGCAGACAGAGTAGCGCAGGATGCCGGGTATGATGGATTAAGCTCTGACCAGGAAGCTGCATTATTTGGAAATACTTTTGTAAATCCAGTAACAGGAGTAAATGACCCTGCAGTGGATGATTTCGTATTCTACTTATCAGATAAGTTTACAGGAAATCAGGCTTCATCTGTAATCCAGAGATACAAATACTTCAGAAATCCGGAAGGAAACTCTCAGAGTAATTCTTTGGAGGTGGCTTCCCAGACTCCGGATGCGGAAGATATTAATAAAGATTACAACTTAGATCAAAGTGAGAGCTATAACCAATATGAAGTAGATCTGGCCCAGCCAAGCTTAGCTTTAGGAACAAATAATATCGTAGATGTTAAAACTGTTCAGGCACAATTCCAGAATGGACAGACTGCTCCGGTAAAATGGTATTTATTCAGAATTCCGGTTTCACAATATGTAAATACTGCGGGGGATGCAGATCCTTCAGTTTTAAATAATGTAAGATTTGCAAGGTTATTATTAAAAGGTTTCGACCAGACTTCAACATTGAGATTCGGAACAATGGACCTTGTAAGATCAGACTGGAGAAAATATCCTAAGAATATTGCAAAAACTAATGATCCCGCAACAGATGAAGGGTCACTTGTTGATACAACTCTTCAAAATCTTGAGGTAGGAAGTGTGAATATCGAAGAAAACGCTTTAAACCAGCCTCCTTATGTATTGCCTCCGGGAATCGACAGACAGATTTTGAGCGGAAATGCAGGTGCACAGAGACAAAACGAAGCCTCATTATATTTAAAAGCTAATGATTTATTGGCTACAGAAGCAAAAGGAGTGTTTAAAAACACCACTCTTGATATGAGAAGATACAAGAAGCTTAAGGTTTTTGTACACGCTCACGATCCTATTAACAGAGATCCAAATGTTGGATTAATGGATGAGAAAACTAAGTTTTTCATTCGTATTGGTAGTGATGCTACGGACAACTATTATGAATATGAAGCTTCTTTGAAATTAACTTCAACCAACGCAACGGCACCAATGGAAATCTGGCCAATGGAAAATGAAGTTGATCTTGATATCCAAAGTTTTGTTGATGCTAAAATCAGAAGAGATAAAAACTTCCCGAATGATATTACAAAAAGAATTCAGGATAGTGAATTTGGGGGAGATGTAAACTTTAAAAAACTTTATATTAAAGGTCGTCCAAGTTTAGGAAATATTACTACAATTATGCTGGGGATTAGAAATGCAGGTAACAGAGGAGCTGTTTCCATAGACAGGATTCTTTGGGTAAACGAAATCCGTCTTTCTGAAATCGAAAACGACGGAGGTTATGCAGGAAATGCAAGCTTGAACTTCAATCTTGGAGATTTTGCAACCGTGAATACAAGTGCATCGTATACTTCAGTTGGATTCGGGAATATTGATTCTAAACCGGCGGAAAGAAACCAGTCGACACAATCTGCTTTCAGTATCAATACAGCAGTTAATGTTGATAAATTCTTACCGGAAAAGAGTGGTGTTAAAATCCCATTAAACTATTCTTATTCCCAGACTATCGAAGATCCGAAATACAATCCTTTGGATACCGATGTGGAATTCAACCAGGCTCCGAATAAAGAGCAGCTGAAAAAGGTAGCAAGAACCTACACTCAGCAAAGAAGTATCGGAGTGGTAAATATGCACAAGGAAAGAATGAACCAGAATAGAAAGCCTAAATTCTATGATGTGGAAAACCTTTCCGTGACTGCGGTTTACAATGATGATTTCTATAGAGATATTTACACAAAGAGAAATTACAGACAATATCTGAGAGGATATATTGATTACAATTATACTTTCAAACCGTGGGTGATCAAGCCATTCAACAAAATGATCAGCGATACGGCAAAGTCTGCAAAATATTTGAAATGGGTGAAAGAATTCAACTTCAATCCGGTTCCGACAAGATTCTCTTTCAGAACAGAAGTTGACAGAAACTACAACGAATTAGAATTTAGAAATATTGATGCTATTTTAAGCGGAAATTACAATGATGATTTTGCGGCTATCAAAAACAGAAACTTCTATTTCGGATGGCAGTATGGTTTAGGATTTAATTTTACAAAATCGTTAAAGCTTGAAATTAACTCTGCAACAAGAACCCTGAATGATAATGTGGATGTAAATTCAATGGATAACAAATCGATCTTCGGAGATGTTTTCAGAGCCGGAAGACCTGTTTTGTATAACCACAGAGTTCAGCTGAATTACAAATTACCATTCCAGTACCTTCCGTATTTAGATTTTATTGATGCAGAAGTAGGGTATGGCTTTACGTATAACTGGAACTCAAGATCTACAGTGTTGCTTTCAAGTCCGGACGGTAGTTTAGGATCAATTGGTCAGAACACCAATGTGATTCAGGCTACAGGTTCAGCAGACTTCACGAAATTCTTCGGTCAGTTTAAATATTTTAAAGATATTTCAACCAAACTTCAAAAACGTAAGCAGGAAATTGATTCATTAAATAACGTTTATACGCAGGCTTGGGAGAAAAAGAGATACGCTTATAAAAAATATAAGTTTAAAAACAGACTGACTCCGCTTCAGAGCATGGCCTATTTATTAACATCGTTCAAGCAGTTGGATATTAATTATTCTGAAAACAACGGTACCGTTCTTCCGGGATTATTATCTGCACCTAACTGGTACGGTTACGGACAGACTCTGGGAGGACCTACCATCGGATTTTTGCTTGGATCACAGGCGGATATCAGAAGAACGGTAATGGAAAACGGATGGGTAAGTGATTCGGAATTCATGACAGATCCTTACGTCCGGATGTCGACAAGGGAATTGCGGGCCAATTTACAGATAATGCCGATGAACGATCTCAGAATTGATATCAGTGCATTGCACAACTATAACAGGAATTTTACCCATACCGGGTTTAACTATAGAGATCAGAATACAGGAATTGCAAATCCAAACTTTACATTTGCAAATGATATGGTAACCTATTCAAACTCTGTCATACTTCTGAAAACCGCCTTCAAAGATGGAGCCGCGATTTATCAGGCAATAAGGGAAAATGCAAGGGCTCTATCACTACAAATGCCGGGACAGATAGAATCAAACGGATTTAAGGATGGCTACGGAATTTCAAATGCTTATATTTTAATTCCTGCATTCCGTGCAGCAGTAGAAGGTAAGTCTCCAAAAGAGATGACCAACCCGAAAAAAGCAGGACTGCCGATTCCAAACTGGAAGATTACTTATTCAGGACTAAGAAACGTCCCGATTATCAACGGTCAGTTCTCGAAATTTGATATCCTGCATTCTTATCAGGCGACCTATACAGCGACGGGTATTCAGTCGAGTATTGATTATTTTAACAGTCTTAATGCATACGATGCTACCCAAAGAGATATTAACGATGACTATATTAATCCGTTTACCTTCGCTCAGGTGGGTTATGTGGAGAACTTCTCACCACTTATCGGGGTAGATGTTACGATGAGAAATAATATGCAGTTCGGTATCCAATACAACAGATTAAGAACCTTATTGTTAGGATTGGTAAACCATACTTTAACGGAAGATTCAAATAGCGAATATGTAGTAAGAGTAGGGTATATCATCAGAAATTTCAGATTAGGTACCAATAATATTAGAGGAAAAGGGAAAGGCAAAGGAAGCGACCTGAACATCAGAGGAGACTTCTCATTAAGAGACAGTAAAACAAGCATTACCAACATCTTATTGGATGACTCTCAGATCACAGGAGGTCAGAAACTAATGAATATTAAAGTTTCTGCAGACTACAACGTTTCAGAAAACCTAAATCTAAGAGTATTCTACGAACAGATGACTTCTAAATATAAGATCTCAACGGCGTTCCCACTGTCAACGATCAGAGCAGGTATTTCTGCGACGTTTACATTCGGAGACTCGGGTGGTGGCTTCTAA
- the ruvA gene encoding Holliday junction branch migration protein RuvA, whose product MIFSLQGIVQELTPTYAVINVQGVGYYVGISLMTSQTLTINKETFLFVQQIIREDAHLLFGFNTRSEKEMFNLLISVNGVGAVSALILLSTLSLDEIASAILSKNSVLIQKAKGIGAKTAERIIVDLKDKVQKFSNPEENISTFVNNKIKEEALSALEVLGIPKRMSEKLADRIIKQNPDISIEELVKQILKNI is encoded by the coding sequence ATGATATTTTCACTACAAGGCATCGTTCAGGAACTTACGCCTACCTACGCAGTGATCAACGTACAAGGAGTTGGTTACTATGTAGGTATAAGTTTGATGACTTCACAAACTCTTACCATCAATAAGGAAACCTTTCTTTTTGTTCAGCAGATCATTAGAGAAGACGCACATTTACTTTTTGGTTTTAACACTCGTTCTGAAAAAGAAATGTTCAATCTGTTAATAAGCGTTAATGGTGTTGGAGCTGTTTCAGCCCTTATTTTATTATCAACTTTAAGCCTCGATGAGATTGCTTCTGCGATACTTTCAAAGAACAGTGTATTGATCCAAAAGGCCAAAGGAATCGGTGCAAAAACCGCGGAAAGGATTATTGTTGACCTTAAAGATAAAGTCCAGAAATTCAGTAATCCGGAAGAAAATATTTCTACATTTGTAAATAATAAAATAAAGGAAGAAGCGTTATCTGCATTAGAAGTTTTAGGCATTCCCAAACGAATGAGCGAGAAGCTTGCAGATAGAATAATAAAACAAAATCCTGACATTTCAATAGAAGAGTTGGTAAAACAAATTTTAAAAAACATTTAA
- a CDS encoding HAD family hydrolase, with product MRFNEKAIIFDMDGTLVDNIRYHEESWLIFLKEHGIDMEPDNFAAQNHGTMDEMIIRFFGEGLSGGRVQELGLKKEETYQNLYQKHIREVNGLTPFLQKLAQKNIKTGLATMGIPSSIDFILNSLNIRNYFHEITGGIEVTKGKPHPEIFLKTLEKLNVDGKEAVAVEDSVGGIKAAKNAGLKVVGIATTHSKEEMMDNGCFHVINDYSEIEIA from the coding sequence ATGAGATTTAATGAAAAAGCAATAATTTTTGATATGGACGGAACTCTCGTAGACAACATCCGTTATCACGAAGAATCCTGGCTTATTTTCCTGAAAGAACATGGAATTGACATGGAACCTGATAATTTTGCAGCCCAGAATCATGGAACAATGGACGAAATGATTATTCGTTTTTTTGGAGAAGGTTTATCCGGTGGCCGCGTTCAGGAATTAGGGTTAAAAAAGGAAGAAACGTATCAGAATCTATATCAGAAACATATCAGAGAGGTAAATGGATTAACACCGTTTCTTCAGAAATTAGCTCAAAAGAATATTAAGACTGGTCTTGCAACGATGGGAATTCCTTCCAGTATTGATTTTATCTTAAATAGTTTGAATATCAGAAACTATTTTCATGAAATTACAGGTGGAATAGAAGTTACCAAAGGTAAGCCGCACCCTGAAATATTCCTGAAAACACTTGAAAAACTGAACGTTGACGGTAAGGAAGCGGTAGCTGTAGAAGACTCGGTTGGCGGAATAAAAGCGGCAAAAAATGCAGGCTTGAAAGTAGTGGGAATTGCCACAACACATTCCAAAGAAGAGATGATGGACAACGGATGTTTTCATGTAATTAATGATTATTCTGAGATAGAAATTGCTTGA